In Nocardioides sp. zg-1228, a single window of DNA contains:
- a CDS encoding EamA family transporter, translating to MTRRPSSALLGPVGLVLVGILSVQLGAAIAKGLFDEISPTSMVWLRLVTSALVLGAITRPRLTGRTRRDWLVVLGFGASLATMNWAIYQSMSRIPLGIAVTIEFIGPLSLAILGSRRARDLVWVGLAGAGVALLGIERTGLDLLGVACALLAGAAWAAYILLSASTGRRWDGLDGLAVASVVAATGMALPALMSAGTSLWDGRLLLLGALVGLLSSVIPYSCELIALRSLRPAVFGILMSLEPAAAALAAIVVLQEHLSPLQWLAIACVVAASVGATRSGSAPGGTPGRRDGGGGEHWTAPGTLAT from the coding sequence GTGACCCGGCGACCCAGCAGCGCCCTGCTCGGGCCGGTCGGCCTGGTGCTCGTGGGCATCCTGTCCGTGCAGCTCGGCGCGGCGATCGCCAAGGGGCTGTTCGACGAGATCTCGCCGACCTCGATGGTGTGGCTGCGCCTGGTCACCAGCGCGCTGGTGCTCGGCGCCATCACCCGCCCCCGGCTCACCGGCCGCACGCGCCGGGACTGGCTGGTCGTGCTCGGGTTCGGCGCCAGCCTCGCCACGATGAACTGGGCGATCTACCAGTCCATGTCCCGGATCCCGCTGGGGATCGCGGTGACGATCGAGTTCATCGGGCCGTTGTCGCTCGCCATCCTCGGGTCGCGGCGCGCCCGCGACCTCGTCTGGGTCGGCCTGGCCGGTGCCGGGGTCGCGCTCCTCGGCATCGAGCGCACGGGCCTCGACCTGCTCGGCGTGGCCTGCGCCCTGCTCGCCGGCGCGGCCTGGGCGGCGTACATCCTGCTCAGCGCGAGCACCGGCCGCCGGTGGGACGGGCTCGACGGGCTCGCCGTGGCCAGCGTCGTCGCCGCCACGGGGATGGCCCTGCCCGCCCTGATGAGCGCCGGTACGTCACTGTGGGACGGCCGTCTGCTGCTCCTCGGAGCGCTGGTGGGACTGCTCAGCTCGGTCATCCCCTACAGCTGCGAGCTGATCGCGCTGCGCAGCCTGCGTCCCGCGGTCTTCGGGATCCTGATGAGCCTCGAGCCCGCAGCCGCGGCCCTCGCAGCGATCGTGGTGCTGCAGGAGCACCTCTCGCCGCTCCAGTGGCTGGCCATCGCCTGCGTGGTGGCGGCATCTGTCGGAGCCACCCGGTCCGGGTCCGCCCCCGGCGGGACGCCCGGCCGCCGCGACGGTGGCGGCGGTGAGCATTGGACAGCACCCGGCACACTGGCGACATGA
- a CDS encoding PadR family transcriptional regulator, whose protein sequence is MSQDLPVTGYAILGLLTFGDELTGYEIKQRADITLRFYWVSPAMSQIYTELHRLTDRGLVRADVRPEGGREVTSYAITDAGRTALRTWMDQTPAGFPVLKHTVLLRLLIGHVSEPHQTRQMLRDYIDELQQAAWDLAHVRAALKGSDGPGEPFRFPSLVADWGLDYFAAEQRHARRALASLAADEPTE, encoded by the coding sequence ATGAGTCAAGACCTTCCGGTGACCGGCTACGCGATCCTCGGCCTCCTCACGTTCGGCGACGAGCTGACGGGCTACGAGATCAAGCAGCGCGCAGACATCACGCTGCGCTTCTACTGGGTCTCGCCGGCGATGAGCCAGATCTACACCGAGCTGCACCGCCTCACCGACCGGGGCCTCGTCCGCGCCGACGTCCGCCCCGAAGGCGGACGGGAGGTGACGTCGTACGCGATCACCGACGCCGGGCGGACGGCGCTGCGCACCTGGATGGACCAGACGCCCGCCGGCTTCCCGGTCCTCAAGCACACGGTCCTGCTGCGCCTGCTCATCGGCCACGTGAGCGAGCCGCACCAGACCAGGCAGATGCTGCGCGACTACATCGACGAGCTGCAGCAGGCCGCGTGGGACCTCGCCCACGTACGCGCGGCGCTGAAGGGCTCCGACGGGCCCGGCGAGCCGTTCCGGTTCCCCTCGCTCGTGGCCGACTGGGGCCTGGACTACTTCGCCGCCGAGCAGCGGCACGCGCGCCGGGCCCTCGCCAGCCTCGCGGCCGACGAGCCCACTGAATGA